The following are from one region of the Acidobacteriota bacterium genome:
- the rbfA gene encoding 30S ribosome-binding factor RbfA, which yields MFDRGAQHHHQRLEDTVREEVTALLEGGLADPRIGLVTVNVVELMPKGKTAHVYVSVAGSDEEAEQTLEALRAAKGYIRHELALRLQARKAPDLMFHLDRSDIIEKKLGAVREREKRKRG from the coding sequence ATGTTCGATCGTGGGGCGCAACATCATCACCAGCGGCTCGAGGATACGGTGCGTGAGGAAGTGACCGCGCTGCTCGAAGGCGGGCTCGCCGATCCGCGTATTGGCCTGGTGACGGTGAACGTGGTCGAGCTCATGCCAAAAGGGAAGACGGCGCACGTGTACGTCTCGGTAGCGGGTTCCGACGAAGAAGCCGAGCAGACGCTGGAGGCGCTGCGCGCGGCGAAAGGGTACATCCGGCACGAGCTGGCGCTGCGGCTGCAAGCGCGCAAGGCGCCGGACCTGATGTTCCACCTCGATCGCTCGGACATCATCGAAAAAAAGCTCGGAGCAGTACGCGAGCGCGAGAAACGTAAACGGGGCTGA